In Candidatus Epulonipiscium viviparus, one DNA window encodes the following:
- a CDS encoding Ig-like domain-containing protein, translated as MKFAMQLAILAVAAFTAVPVLAVSQSDIDNHSFGKVSFEDDDKQTLKITTSSPPWGFSEYSIEEFMPTDGKNALKTRYEAGNSSTIRIAPADGGTWDFSDSRMVLAFDFTNTNDHAQRITTIFRHSGGTTAYMNEVPANTTNTMYCILDQDKIQLGADVLPSPVAGVNGIVLSNGWGNMNFDKSTVTAIDLSWSLGGDVGYYTFDNFRIVENPLLDVSTAYAGIIDKYGQYAPKTWPNKIFSDEQLKEAQAAEEAQVAIWKAEQEARTDRTIYGGYKNEALRQEATGHFYTTKINDIWTLIDPEGYPFFSTGFGIVRKNGKDTWVDGREYMFQELPAKNGEFGDHYGKASGLQPPFGKKTGTSFSFYSMNLEKKYGDDWLQDWGKMATDRFEAWGITSLGAWAEPDLFFGKGSIHKTPYTAFTWTTVASGKHVRLYDSVPDAFDPEFEKSTIAAIKDQAVRYGIHEDPYCFGVYVDNEYNWGNNMSNNALVKAIFDDDVASEKSYAKRHFVAVLEDKYGSISALNSAWGSNLSSFAELGKPYTGKIAAEDASMVVSQLADQYYKTVDSVIAELLPGTMYLGSRNTEWGTPIEVIHSAIKYVDVLSFNNYNVDVHRENFKFEEYDMPMIIGEFGFGASDAGHFSATGTSLPSQQARGDAYINYVESALKSGKFIGTHWFQYYDEPILGRSWDGENFNAGFIDVTDQPYPELVDAARYIYDTMYETMFNHIPMTNIHNTQSSIALAAGETATIETLTTPANLNEDVSYYSTNLYVATVDENGVVTAVGDGDATIVTKNANDLFVVTSTNVVVGDGAAPASVRFTAKELTMIPGTTLNLKDQLKLDNATNLKWKTSKKAIATVDENGILTAHAPGRISVVVEDKNSFATDSISIVVQSK; from the coding sequence ATGAAATTTGCAATGCAATTAGCTATTCTCGCAGTCGCAGCTTTTACTGCCGTTCCCGTTCTAGCTGTTTCTCAAAGTGATATTGACAACCACTCATTCGGAAAAGTTTCGTTCGAAGATGACGATAAGCAAACTCTTAAAATTACCACCAGCTCTCCTCCTTGGGGATTTAGCGAATATTCTATAGAAGAGTTTATGCCAACCGATGGCAAAAATGCTCTTAAAACTCGATACGAAGCCGGCAACTCCTCCACAATTCGAATCGCACCAGCAGATGGCGGCACCTGGGATTTTAGTGACAGCCGAATGGTTCTTGCATTCGATTTTACCAACACCAATGATCATGCCCAAAGAATCACCACTATATTTAGACATTCCGGCGGCACTACTGCATATATGAATGAAGTACCCGCAAACACCACCAACACCATGTATTGCATATTGGATCAAGATAAAATCCAACTCGGTGCCGACGTATTGCCAAGTCCGGTAGCCGGTGTAAATGGAATAGTTCTTAGCAACGGCTGGGGCAATATGAATTTTGATAAATCTACCGTTACTGCGATCGATTTGTCCTGGAGCCTTGGTGGCGATGTTGGATACTACACATTCGACAACTTTAGAATAGTAGAAAACCCTCTCCTCGATGTCTCAACAGCATACGCAGGAATCATCGATAAGTACGGGCAATACGCTCCCAAGACTTGGCCTAACAAAATTTTTAGCGATGAACAATTAAAAGAAGCACAGGCAGCCGAAGAAGCTCAAGTTGCTATCTGGAAAGCCGAACAGGAAGCGCGAACAGACCGCACCATTTATGGCGGCTACAAAAATGAAGCTTTGCGACAAGAAGCCACCGGCCATTTCTATACTACAAAAATCAATGATATTTGGACTCTAATAGACCCAGAAGGATATCCATTTTTTTCCACAGGCTTTGGCATCGTTCGCAAAAACGGCAAAGACACTTGGGTAGATGGTCGCGAATATATGTTTCAAGAACTTCCAGCCAAGAACGGCGAATTTGGTGATCACTACGGCAAAGCCAGCGGACTTCAACCTCCTTTTGGCAAAAAAACTGGCACCAGCTTCTCCTTTTACTCTATGAATCTTGAAAAAAAATATGGCGATGACTGGCTTCAAGACTGGGGCAAGATGGCCACCGATCGCTTCGAAGCTTGGGGTATCACTTCCCTCGGCGCTTGGGCAGAACCAGATTTATTTTTTGGTAAGGGCAGCATACATAAAACTCCATATACAGCATTTACCTGGACCACTGTTGCAAGCGGCAAGCATGTTCGACTATATGATTCGGTTCCCGATGCCTTCGACCCAGAATTCGAAAAATCCACCATCGCCGCAATCAAGGATCAAGCTGTTCGCTATGGCATACACGAGGACCCATACTGCTTTGGCGTTTATGTTGACAACGAATATAATTGGGGCAACAACATGTCAAACAACGCTTTAGTCAAAGCAATTTTTGATGACGATGTTGCATCTGAAAAAAGCTATGCCAAGCGCCATTTTGTTGCAGTACTCGAAGATAAATACGGCTCTATCTCTGCACTAAATTCGGCATGGGGCAGTAACCTCTCATCTTTTGCAGAGCTTGGAAAACCATATACTGGAAAAATCGCAGCCGAAGACGCATCTATGGTGGTTAGCCAATTAGCAGATCAGTATTACAAAACTGTTGATAGCGTTATAGCGGAGCTGCTCCCAGGCACAATGTACCTCGGCTCCAGAAATACCGAGTGGGGCACTCCTATAGAAGTAATTCACTCTGCAATTAAATATGTCGATGTTCTAAGTTTCAATAACTACAACGTAGATGTACATCGTGAAAACTTTAAATTCGAAGAATATGATATGCCAATGATCATCGGCGAATTTGGATTTGGCGCCAGCGACGCAGGACACTTTAGCGCAACCGGGACATCATTACCTTCGCAACAAGCAAGGGGCGATGCATATATAAATTACGTCGAGTCTGCACTCAAGAGCGGAAAATTTATTGGTACACACTGGTTTCAATACTACGACGAACCGATTCTTGGCCGTTCTTGGGATGGCGAAAATTTCAATGCAGGATTTATAGATGTAACCGACCAGCCTTATCCCGAGCTAGTTGATGCGGCGCGATATATATACGACACAATGTACGAAACAATGTTTAACCATATTCCTATGACCAATATTCACAACACACAATCTAGCATCGCGTTGGCAGCTGGCGAAACTGCAACCATCGAAACCCTCACAACTCCCGCAAATCTAAACGAAGACGTAAGCTATTATAGCACCAACTTATACGTCGCAACCGTTGATGAAAACGGAGTTGTTACCGCAGTCGGCGATGGAGATGCCACGATAGTTACCAAGAATGCCAACGATTTATTTGTCGTTACCTCTACAAACGTAGTTGTTGGTGACGGCGCCGCACCTGCTTCTGTGAGATTCACTGCAAAGGAGCTAACGATGATTCCCGGAACAACACTCAACCTTAAGGATCAGCTCAAATTGGATAATGCTACCAATCTCAAGTGGAAAACTTCTAAAAAGGCCATTGCCACAGTTGACGAAAACGGCATTCTAACAGCACATGCTCCTGGGCGCATTAGCGTTGTTGTAGAAGATAAAAACAGCTTTGCCACCGATTCAATCAGCATCGTAGTTCAATCTAAATAA
- the glmS gene encoding glutamine--fructose-6-phosphate transaminase (isomerizing): protein MCGIVGYIGRGYKNNVAEVLLDGLSKLEYRGYDSAGICLASEEVLVYKDEGRVAHLRTLVDLEFDAKMGIGHTRWATHGKPSQINAHPHQSNNGRFTIVHNGVIENESELRATYLSDYKFVSDTDTEIIVALIEKFVEEGEAVEVAIRHVMSLLKGSYALGIIDGDMPDRMYAAKNKSPLLLGVEDDFNMIGSDAMSVIKYTNKLIELNDGEFVVLTATEVAIYTMLGIKVERSPYTETLDAADMEKGIYSHYMLKEIDEQPFVLRRIVQEYFDDAGYNIDPKITDVLNETDRIYIIAAGTSMNAGLVGKQLFEQIAKIPAEVHIASEFVYNTPILSKKPLFIFLSQSGETADSRAVLVKIKKLGYRSLTITNVKGSTLSREADNTLLLYAGVEIAVASTKAYTAQIAVMAILAAKEAGVDAESIKTDISIVANALEIITNNKAAYKELAENYLTKRNCFYIGRNIDYYVAVEAALKLKEVSYIQTEGFAAGELKHGTIALIEDDTPVVAIISQENINLNTRSNIKEVKSRGAKTIIIALKSLSAVGDQIVIEDVNPILSPLVTIVPCQLMAYYAALSRDLDIDKPRNLAKSVTVE, encoded by the coding sequence ATGTGTGGAATAGTTGGTTATATAGGACGAGGATATAAAAATAATGTTGCCGAAGTTTTACTTGACGGGCTAAGCAAGCTTGAGTATAGAGGCTATGATTCGGCAGGAATTTGCTTAGCATCAGAAGAAGTGCTGGTATATAAAGATGAAGGAAGAGTGGCGCATTTGAGAACTTTAGTAGATCTGGAATTTGATGCCAAAATGGGCATAGGTCATACTAGATGGGCAACTCATGGAAAACCTAGCCAAATAAATGCGCATCCTCATCAGAGTAATAACGGACGATTTACAATAGTTCATAATGGTGTAATAGAAAATGAGTCAGAATTACGAGCAACATATTTAAGTGATTACAAATTTGTTTCGGACACAGATACAGAAATAATAGTAGCGTTAATCGAAAAGTTTGTTGAAGAAGGAGAGGCGGTAGAAGTTGCGATACGCCACGTAATGAGTTTGCTAAAGGGGTCGTATGCTTTGGGAATAATTGATGGAGACATGCCGGACCGAATGTATGCTGCAAAAAACAAGTCTCCGCTTTTGCTAGGCGTAGAAGATGACTTTAACATGATAGGCTCGGATGCTATGAGTGTAATAAAATATACAAATAAGTTGATTGAATTAAACGATGGCGAATTTGTTGTTTTAACAGCTACAGAAGTGGCCATCTATACAATGCTGGGAATAAAAGTAGAGCGTTCGCCATATACAGAAACCCTCGATGCTGCAGATATGGAAAAAGGAATATATTCTCACTATATGCTAAAAGAAATAGATGAGCAACCATTTGTATTAAGAAGAATAGTACAAGAATATTTTGATGATGCGGGATATAACATAGACCCCAAAATCACGGATGTACTGAATGAAACTGACAGAATCTACATCATTGCTGCAGGTACAAGTATGAACGCAGGGCTTGTAGGAAAACAACTGTTCGAGCAAATAGCCAAAATACCAGCAGAAGTTCATATAGCATCAGAGTTTGTATATAACACGCCAATTTTAAGCAAAAAGCCATTGTTTATTTTTTTATCGCAATCGGGAGAAACTGCAGATAGTAGAGCAGTACTAGTGAAGATCAAAAAATTAGGCTATAGATCACTTACTATAACCAATGTAAAGGGGTCGACACTCTCAAGAGAAGCGGACAATACGCTATTACTATATGCGGGAGTAGAAATAGCGGTTGCATCGACAAAGGCATATACCGCACAAATTGCAGTAATGGCGATACTTGCAGCGAAAGAGGCAGGAGTAGATGCTGAATCGATAAAAACTGATATTTCCATCGTGGCAAATGCATTAGAAATAATAACTAACAATAAGGCGGCATACAAAGAGTTGGCAGAGAACTATCTAACCAAACGCAATTGCTTTTATATAGGAAGAAATATCGACTATTATGTTGCAGTGGAAGCCGCGCTCAAGCTAAAAGAGGTTTCGTATATACAAACGGAAGGCTTTGCGGCGGGAGAATTAAAACACGGAACTATAGCTTTAATCGAAGATGACACTCCTGTCGTTGCGATAATCTCGCAAGAAAACATCAACCTAAATACGAGATCCAACATAAAAGAAGTGAAATCGAGAGGAGCAAAGACGATCATTATTGCGTTAAAATCGTTGAGCGCAGTGGGGGATCAAATTGTGATAGAAGATGTAAACCCGATTTTATCACCGCTAGTTACAATAGTTCCGTGCCAATTGATGGCATACTATGCCGCGCTGAGCCGCGATTTGGATATCGATAAACCCAGAAATCTTGCAAAATCAGTAACAGTAGAATAG
- a CDS encoding Ig-like domain-containing protein, giving the protein MKLAMQLAILAVTAFTAVPTLAVSQRDIDNHSFGAVSFENDDKQTFKFSTSSPPWGFSEYSIEEFMPTDGDNALKVRYEAGSSSMIRIAPSNGGTWDFSDNRMVLAFDVTNTNEYTQRLNTVFRYQGGTTAYVNVIPPNTTKTMYCVLDQDKIQLGADALPSPIAEDGIIPGPGWGNVNFDKSKITGIDLSWSVGGDVGYYTFDNFRIVENPLLDVSTAYAGIVDKYGQYALKTWPNKIFSDAQLKEAQAAEEAQVAIWKAEQEARTDRTIYGGYKNEALRQEATGHFYTTKINDIWTLIDPEGYPFFSTGFGIVRKNGMDTWIDGRNYMFQELPAKNGEFADHYGKASGMQAPFGQKYGTSFSFYSMNLEKKYGSDWLQDWGDMAIDRFEAWGLTSLGAWAEPDLFFGKGDTHKTPYAAFTWTTVSSGKHVRLHDTIPDAFDPEFEKSTVAAIKDQAVRYGIHEDPYCFGVYVDNEYPWGTNMTNNNLVKAIFDDDVASEKSYAKRHFVAVLEDKYGSISALNSAWGSNLSSFAELGKPYTGKIAAEDASMVVSQLSDQYYKVVDSVVTELLPGTMYLGSRNTEWGTPIEVIHSAIKYVDILSFNNYNPDVQRESFKFEEYDMPMIIGEFCFSATDAGHFSPTTMAVSSQQDRADAYINYVESALKSGKFVGVHWFQYYDEPILGRSWDGENFNLGFVDVTDQPYMELVNASRYVYDTMYDTMFTQIPMTNIQNEQTSIDLRVGQTATIETATTPANLNEDVSYYSTNLYVATVDENGVVTAVSDGDATIVTKNANDLFVVTSTNVVVGDGAAPASIRFADNAKELTLAAGSTLDLKNQLKLDGVNAANITWKTSKKAIATIENGVVTAHAPGRINIVAEEKNGFATDSISIVVQ; this is encoded by the coding sequence ATGAAATTAGCAATGCAACTAGCTATTCTAGCAGTTACCGCTTTTACTGCCGTTCCCACTTTAGCTGTTTCGCAACGAGATATCGATAACCACTCATTCGGAGCCGTTTCATTTGAAAATGATGATAAGCAAACGTTTAAATTTTCCACCAGCTCTCCTCCTTGGGGATTTAGCGAATATTCTATAGAAGAATTTATGCCAACCGATGGAGATAACGCACTTAAAGTTCGATACGAAGCCGGCAGTTCATCGATGATCCGAATCGCACCATCCAACGGTGGCACTTGGGACTTTAGCGACAACCGAATGGTCCTTGCATTTGACGTCACAAATACCAACGAATACACACAAAGACTCAATACCGTTTTTAGATATCAAGGCGGGACCACTGCATATGTAAATGTCATTCCTCCAAATACTACCAAAACTATGTATTGCGTATTGGATCAAGACAAGATTCAGCTCGGTGCCGATGCGTTACCAAGTCCGATAGCAGAAGACGGCATAATCCCGGGTCCTGGCTGGGGCAACGTCAATTTTGATAAATCTAAAATTACCGGAATTGACTTATCTTGGAGTGTTGGCGGCGATGTCGGATACTACACATTCGACAACTTTAGAATAGTAGAAAATCCTCTTCTCGATGTCTCAACAGCATACGCGGGAATAGTTGATAAGTATGGGCAATACGCTCTTAAAACTTGGCCTAACAAAATTTTTAGCGATGCACAACTCAAAGAAGCGCAGGCAGCCGAAGAAGCTCAAGTTGCTATTTGGAAAGCCGAGCAAGAAGCGCGAACAGACCGCACTATTTATGGTGGCTACAAAAACGAAGCCTTGCGACAAGAAGCCACCGGCCATTTCTACACCACAAAAATCAACGACATTTGGACTCTAATAGATCCAGAGGGCTACCCATTTTTCTCAACCGGGTTTGGCATTGTTCGCAAAAACGGAATGGACACTTGGATCGATGGTCGCAACTATATGTTCCAGGAACTTCCAGCCAAGAACGGCGAATTTGCTGATCACTACGGCAAAGCCAGCGGAATGCAAGCTCCTTTTGGTCAAAAATATGGCACCAGCTTCTCTTTCTACTCTATGAATCTTGAAAAAAAATATGGCAGCGACTGGCTTCAAGACTGGGGCGACATGGCCATCGATCGATTCGAAGCTTGGGGCCTTACTTCTTTGGGAGCTTGGGCAGAACCCGATTTATTTTTCGGCAAGGGTGATACACATAAAACTCCATACGCAGCATTCACCTGGACCACCGTTTCGAGCGGCAAACACGTGAGGCTTCATGATACAATTCCCGATGCCTTCGATCCAGAATTCGAAAAATCCACCGTTGCCGCAATCAAGGATCAGGCCGTTCGCTACGGTATACACGAAGATCCATACTGCTTTGGCGTTTATGTTGACAACGAATATCCGTGGGGCACCAATATGACCAACAATAATCTAGTCAAAGCAATATTCGATGACGATGTTGCATCTGAAAAAAGCTATGCCAAGCGCCATTTCGTTGCCGTACTCGAAGATAAATATGGCTCCATCTCTGCACTAAACTCAGCATGGGGCAGCAATCTCTCATCTTTTGCAGAGCTTGGAAAACCATATACTGGAAAAATCGCAGCCGAGGATGCATCTATGGTGGTTAGCCAGCTGTCAGACCAATATTACAAAGTCGTTGACAGCGTTGTCACAGAGCTCCTTCCAGGCACAATGTACCTCGGCTCCCGAAATACCGAGTGGGGCACTCCTATAGAAGTAATTCACTCTGCCATCAAGTATGTGGATATCCTGAGTTTCAATAACTACAATCCAGATGTACAGCGCGAAAGTTTTAAATTCGAAGAATACGATATGCCAATGATCATCGGCGAGTTTTGCTTTAGTGCAACAGACGCCGGACACTTTAGCCCAACAACTATGGCCGTATCGTCGCAACAAGACAGAGCAGATGCCTATATAAATTACGTTGAGTCTGCACTCAAAAGCGGAAAATTCGTTGGAGTTCATTGGTTTCAATACTACGATGAGCCTATTCTTGGACGCTCTTGGGATGGGGAAAATTTCAATCTGGGATTTGTTGATGTAACAGATCAGCCTTATATGGAGCTAGTCAATGCGTCTAGATATGTCTACGACACGATGTACGACACGATGTTCACCCAAATTCCGATGACCAACATCCAAAACGAGCAAACCAGCATCGATTTGAGAGTCGGCCAAACTGCAACAATCGAAACCGCCACAACTCCTGCAAACCTAAACGAAGACGTAAGCTATTATAGTACCAACTTATACGTCGCAACCGTTGATGAAAATGGAGTTGTTACCGCAGTCAGCGATGGAGATGCCACGATAGTTACCAAGAATGCCAACGATTTATTTGTCGTTACCTCTACAAACGTAGTTGTCGGTGACGGCGCCGCACCTGCTTCCATACGCTTTGCCGATAACGCAAAAGAACTAACGCTAGCAGCTGGGTCAACGCTGGACCTTAAGAATCAGCTCAAATTGGACGGCGTCAATGCAGCCAACATCACATGGAAAACTTCCAAAAAGGCAATTGCCACCATTGAGAACGGCGTCGTTACTGCACATGCTCCTGGACGCATCAACATCGTTGCCGAGGAGAAAAACGGCTTTGCAACAGATTCGATCAGCATAGTAGTTCAATAA
- a CDS encoding Ig-like domain-containing protein → MKLAQKLAIIALGAFTLMPVLAEGVANKDANVTAEEIANHSFQPISFENLTAENVKISAGNKVDYTIEPFHATDGENALKVRFTDGGNASITIAPANGKSWDFSDNRMVLAFDITNPNDRTHRLTTTIKYAGGSKAYMNSIPPQSTHTVYCVLDESLRQQGADALPSPIGFDGIIPGEGWGAMNNPSEITGITLAWSVNGPVGYYSFDNFRVVENPLYNIEETYANIVDKYGQYAPKDWANKIFSDEQLKDAQAEEEAQVAIWKAEQEARTDRTVYGGYKNEALRQEATGHFYPTKIDGAWTLIDPEGYPYFATGFGIVRKNGMDTWVQGREYMFEELPERNGEFKEHFGRASGIQPPHGQKSGTSFSFYSMNLEKKYGNDWLTDWGKMATDRFKAWGITSIGAWAEPSLFFGKGDQHKTPYTAFTWTTVNSGKHVRLYDTVPDAFDPEFEKSTIAAIKDQAVRFGIHKDPYCFGVYVDNEYKWGNNMANNPLVDAIFDDDIANEKAYAKRHFMTVFEDKYETIEALNKSWGTNFASFEEFGKPYKGDIPAADASMVVSVLSDQYYAVVDKVVTELLPGTMYLGSRNTEWGTPIEVIKSAINYVDILSFNNYNIDIQRENFKFEEYDMPMIIGEFCFSATDMGPFSPTTMAVVDQQARADAYTNYVESALKSGKFVGVHWFQYYDEPILGRSWDGENFNLGFVDVTDQPYMELVNASRELYDTMYETKFSHVPMTNIKNVQTQVTLDVGSSIALDTITSPRNLNADVSYFSTNKYVATVDDAGVVTAVGDGTATIITKNANDLFVTTSTNVTVGDTQNLDSVRFADTAKEIVLQTGTAIDLKEYLSLEGLSASDLSWKSSKKAIATVSNGIVSAHNGGRVNIVVKDKNGFATDSVNITVR, encoded by the coding sequence ATGAAACTAGCACAAAAATTAGCAATTATAGCATTGGGAGCATTTACTTTAATGCCCGTTTTAGCCGAGGGCGTTGCCAACAAGGATGCCAACGTAACTGCCGAAGAAATAGCAAACCACTCTTTTCAGCCTATATCTTTTGAGAACCTCACTGCTGAAAATGTAAAAATTTCGGCCGGCAACAAAGTTGATTATACTATAGAGCCATTCCATGCGACAGACGGTGAAAACGCACTAAAGGTACGGTTTACTGACGGTGGCAATGCGTCGATTACTATCGCTCCAGCAAATGGCAAATCCTGGGATTTTAGTGATAACAGAATGGTGTTGGCATTCGATATTACAAACCCAAACGACAGAACGCATCGACTCACCACAACCATCAAATATGCTGGTGGCTCCAAAGCATATATGAACTCAATTCCGCCACAATCTACTCACACCGTGTATTGCGTATTGGACGAAAGCCTGAGACAACAAGGGGCAGACGCATTGCCTAGCCCTATCGGATTTGACGGAATTATTCCCGGAGAAGGTTGGGGGGCTATGAACAACCCTTCAGAGATCACAGGAATAACTCTTGCCTGGAGCGTTAACGGGCCGGTTGGCTACTATTCATTTGACAACTTTAGAGTTGTAGAAAATCCTCTCTATAATATAGAAGAAACTTATGCAAATATCGTCGACAAATATGGCCAATACGCGCCAAAAGACTGGGCTAACAAGATTTTTAGCGATGAGCAATTAAAAGACGCACAAGCTGAAGAAGAAGCGCAAGTTGCAATTTGGAAAGCCGAGCAAGAAGCGCGAACAGACAGAACCGTTTATGGCGGCTACAAAAACGAAGCATTGCGCCAGGAAGCTACCGGTCATTTTTACCCTACCAAAATTGATGGAGCGTGGACTTTAATAGACCCAGAAGGCTATCCTTACTTTGCCACAGGATTTGGAATCGTTCGCAAAAACGGAATGGACACTTGGGTTCAGGGTCGCGAATACATGTTCGAAGAACTTCCAGAGCGCAACGGCGAGTTTAAGGAACACTTTGGCAGAGCCAGCGGAATACAACCTCCTCATGGTCAAAAGAGCGGCACTTCTTTTTCGTTTTACTCTATGAATCTCGAAAAGAAATATGGCAACGACTGGCTTACGGATTGGGGCAAAATGGCAACCGATCGATTTAAAGCTTGGGGGATCACTTCTATCGGCGCCTGGGCAGAGCCATCACTATTTTTTGGCAAGGGCGATCAGCACAAAACCCCTTATACTGCATTCACTTGGACTACGGTAAATAGTGGAAAACATGTTCGATTATACGATACCGTTCCAGATGCATTCGATCCAGAATTTGAAAAATCCACCATTGCCGCAATCAAGGACCAAGCCGTTCGCTTTGGCATACACAAGGACCCTTATTGCTTCGGCGTCTATGTTGATAACGAATATAAGTGGGGCAACAATATGGCAAACAATCCTCTAGTCGATGCGATTTTTGATGATGACATCGCCAACGAAAAGGCCTATGCTAAGCGCCACTTTATGACTGTTTTCGAAGACAAATACGAAACCATCGAAGCGCTCAACAAATCATGGGGCACAAACTTCGCATCGTTTGAGGAATTCGGCAAACCGTATAAGGGTGACATTCCTGCCGCCGACGCATCAATGGTTGTTAGCGTACTTTCTGATCAATATTACGCCGTTGTAGATAAGGTCGTTACCGAGCTCCTTCCCGGAACTATGTACCTAGGATCTCGAAACACCGAGTGGGGCACTCCTATAGAGGTAATAAAGTCGGCAATCAATTACGTCGATATTCTTAGCTTTAATAACTACAACATAGATATTCAGCGCGAAAATTTTAAATTCGAAGAGTACGACATGCCAATGATCATCGGAGAGTTCTGTTTTTCTGCAACTGACATGGGTCCATTTAGCCCAACAACAATGGCAGTGGTCGACCAACAAGCCAGAGCAGATGCATATACAAACTATGTGGAGTCTGCGTTAAAAAGTGGCAAATTCGTTGGAGTACATTGGTTTCAATATTATGATGAGCCAATTTTGGGACGCTCTTGGGATGGCGAAAACTTCAATTTAGGTTTTGTAGACGTAACCGATCAGCCTTATATGGAGCTTGTGAACGCATCTCGCGAATTGTACGATACTATGTATGAAACCAAATTTAGCCATGTGCCTATGACCAACATCAAAAACGTTCAAACTCAGGTAACGCTCGACGTTGGCTCTTCTATTGCGCTCGATACTATTACATCTCCTCGCAACTTGAACGCAGACGTGAGCTACTTTAGCACAAATAAATACGTCGCCACAGTGGATGACGCTGGCGTTGTTACTGCAGTTGGCGATGGTACTGCAACCATAATTACAAAAAATGCCAATGATCTATTCGTCACCACTTCTACAAACGTCACCGTCGGCGATACACAAAATTTAGATTCCGTGAGATTTGCTGATACCGCAAAAGAGATTGTACTTCAAACTGGCACTGCCATCGACTTAAAAGAATATCTATCGCTAGAAGGACTTTCCGCTTCCGATTTATCTTGGAAATCTTCTAAGAAGGCCATAGCAACAGTTTCAAATGGCATAGTTTCTGCTCACAACGGCGGCCGCGTTAATATTGTTGTCAAAGATAAAAATGGCTTTGCAACAGACTCGGTTAACATTACCGTTCGATAA
- a CDS encoding AEC family transporter: MDIELILPSLTTIFVLLIVGFVCGKFGFSDTDFTKKLTSLLLKTILPVNIFFAIVQPFDQNKLVNCIFILFLSFGVYICAHILAIIITKVLRISDSEKGLWKFAMVFPNCAFIGFPILDAVVGSDGIFYGGIANIAYNVYAFTVGIFMINSSNKGKHKIKFKEIYLNPVNIATAIGLVCFISSVGVPNVIAEPLMVYGSLMTPLSMFILGATLSRMNIRESLLNFRAYAINFFRLIFVPVIISSIIIILPIDQVLKEVLVVLAAMPAATMTLLFAEQYDCDVKLAASIVFISNILCMITIPVLLVVLF, encoded by the coding sequence ATGGACATAGAATTAATATTACCAAGCCTAACTACAATATTTGTTTTACTCATCGTAGGATTCGTTTGCGGAAAATTTGGTTTTTCTGATACAGATTTCACAAAAAAACTCACTTCATTGCTTTTAAAAACTATTTTACCCGTCAATATCTTTTTCGCTATTGTACAACCATTTGACCAAAATAAACTAGTAAATTGTATATTTATTTTATTTTTATCATTTGGCGTGTATATTTGTGCACATATATTGGCAATTATAATTACAAAAGTTCTTCGCATCTCAGACTCAGAAAAAGGCCTTTGGAAATTTGCTATGGTGTTTCCCAATTGCGCATTTATAGGTTTCCCAATATTGGATGCCGTAGTCGGGTCTGACGGTATTTTTTATGGCGGCATTGCTAATATTGCCTATAATGTTTATGCTTTTACAGTCGGAATCTTTATGATCAATAGTTCCAACAAAGGCAAGCACAAAATCAAATTTAAGGAAATATACCTAAACCCTGTTAATATCGCAACTGCTATTGGCTTGGTATGCTTTATATCTAGCGTTGGTGTTCCTAATGTCATTGCCGAACCTCTTATGGTATACGGAAGCCTTATGACCCCCCTTTCGATGTTTATTCTTGGAGCCACTCTTTCTAGAATGAACATTAGAGAATCATTATTAAATTTTCGAGCATATGCTATAAATTTCTTTAGATTAATTTTTGTTCCTGTTATTATCTCTAGCATAATTATTATTTTACCGATAGATCAAGTTTTAAAAGAAGTTCTTGTAGTTCTTGCGGCAATGCCGGCAGCTACCATGACTTTGTTATTTGCAGAACAATACGATTGCGATGTAAAACTTGCTGCTAGTATTGTATTTATAAGCAATATTTTATGCATGATCACTATTCCAGTTTTGCTTGTAGTTTTATTTTAA